The segment GGGGCGCTGGACGCCAAGGTGCGCGAGGATCTGCGGGCCTGGCTGCGCCGACTGCACGACGAGGTGCACGTCACCACGGTGCTGGTCACCCACGACCAGTCCGAGGCGCTCGATGTCGCCGACCGGATCGCGGTGCTCAACAAGGGCCGCATCGAGCAGGTCGGCTCACCGACCGAGGTCTACGACGAGCCGGCCAATCCGTTCGTCATGTCGTTTCTCGGCACGGTGTCGCTGCTGAACGGGAACCTGGTGCGCCCGCACGACATCCGCGTCGGCCGCAATCCCGATATGGCCATCGCCGCCGGCGACGGGACCGCCGAGTCGACCGGGGTCACCAGGGCCACCATCGACCGGGTCGTGACACTGGGCTTCGAGGTGCGCGTCGAACTGATCAGCTCGGTCAACGGCACCCCGTTCACCGCGCAGATCACCCGGGGTGACGCCGAAGCCCTGGGGCTACGCGCCGGCGACACCGTCTACGTACGGGCCACCCGGGTGCCGGCCATCGCCGGCGAACGGCCGAACGCCGAGCCGCGCGCCGAGGCGCTCACCTAGAGCGGCGCCAGCCGGTCGGCCCACGGCGACGCCTCTTCGAGTTGCGCGGCGAGCCGGATCAACAGGGCCTCCCCGGCCAACGGCGCCACGAATTGCACGCCCAGCGGCAGGCCGTCGTCGGTCCAGTGCATCGGCAGGCTGATCGCGGGGCGCCCGGTGAGGTTGGCCAGCTGCGTATAGGGCACCCAGCCGAGGTTCTTGTCGACCATGTCGTCGACGATCTTGGTGTGCCGCAACAGTTTTGCAGTGCGGGTCTTGAGCAGCACATCCGCGCCCCTGGCCAGCGCGGCCGGCAGCTCGAACTCGCCGATCCGGGGTGGCGGGGTGGCCAGAGTGGGGGTGAGCAGCAGATCGTAGGTTTGGAAGTAGGTGCTCAGCCTGCGGGTGTGTTCGTGGCGGCGCTGCACCGCGTCGACGTAGGCGACACTGCTGGTGGCCCGACCGAGGGCGGCCATGATCAGGGTGTCACGTTCGAAGGCGTCATCGCCGGCGCCGGACCGGCGTTTGGCCTCATCGACTTCGTAGGCGATGTACACGAACCAGGTGAGCAGGAACTCGCGTGCCAGCTCGGCGTCGTCGAACGGGGCGGTGGGGAGTTCCTCCACATGGTGGCCGAGATCGGTGAGCACCCGCACCGCATTCTCGACCGCGGCGTATGCCTCGCGGTGCGGTGTCGGGGTGATCGCCGAGGGCACCCGCACGCCGATCCGCAGCGTGCCGGGGTGCTGCCCGACGACGGATGCGTACGTCGCCGGCGCCGGCGCCGGCACATACGGCCCGAACGGCTCGCCGCCGGCGATGACGTCGAGCATGGCGGCGGTGTCGCGGACCGTGCGCGACACCACGCCCTGCACCGCGGCGCCGTGCATGAACTCGGACTGGCCGGGACCCATCGGCGTCACCCCGCGCCCGGGCTTGAGGCCGACGAGCCCGCAGCAGGCGGCCGGGATCCGGGTCGACCCGCCGCCGTCGTTGGCACCCGCACATGGCACGATGCCCGCGGCGACCGCGGCCGCCGAACCGCCCGAGGAGCCGCCGGGCGTGTGCGCGAGGTTCCACGGATTGCGTGCGGGTCCCCAGAGTGCCGGTTCGGAGATGGCCTTCGCGCCGAACTCGGGCAGATTCGTCTTCCCGAAGATCACCAGACCGGCATCGATCCAGCGCTGTACCACGGTGGCGTGTTCGGTGGTTGCGACGTCTTTGAGTGCCCGCGATCCGCCGGAACTCGGCAGCCCGGCGTAGTCCTGGGCGAGGTCCTTGATCAGGAAGGGCACGCCGGCGAACGGGCCGGTCAGGTCGTCGGTGGGAGCGGCCGGGACATCGCGGACGATGGCATTGATCTTCGGGTTCACCGCGGCGGCACGTTCGGTGGCCAGCGTGAGCAACTCCGAGGCCCGTACCTGCTTGTCGGCCACCAGCTTCGCCAGGCCGGTCGCGTCATGGCTGCGGTACTCGTCGAACCTCATGACGCCAGACTAGGGGAGGCTCCCGTCGGTGACGTGTGCTTGCCCGTTCCGGCCGGTCAGGCCGCGGCGGACAGCGCCAGCGCGGCGTCGAAACGGTCCAGTACCGTCTCGGCCACCAATCGGTGCGCACCGAGCGGTGCGGCCATGGGGATGCCTTGGGACACAGCGAAATCCGCGACCCGGTCGGTGATCTTGCCGTGTGCCAGAAACCACGGCGCGATGACGACGCGGTCGGCGCCGAGTCGGCGCAGTCGGTGCACCGCGGACGGCAGCGACGGTTTCGGTCCGGTGGCGAAGGCCGAGGTGACCCCGATCCACCGGGTGTCGACCGCGACGGCGGATGCCACCGTCGAGGTACGCGCATTCGCCTGTGCCCGCGACGAACCGACCGCGGTCACGATCACGCCGACATCCGAATCCTGTGCGGCCACACCGGCTTCGGCGATCCGGCGGCGCAACACCGCGATCAACTGATCATCCTCGCCGAGCACCTCGGCTTGCAGCGCCCGCACCCCGCTGGCGTCGATCATCGCCGGGATGTCACTGCGTGCGTGATAGGCGTCCGCCAACAACAGTGGCGTGACCACGGCGCGGTCGCCGATCTCACGCAACACGTCCACCAGGTTGGGCGTGCTCTGCTCGCAGAACGCGGGCAGCACGTCCAGTCCCGGCCGCAGCCTACGGATCGTCTCGGCCACCGCATGCGTGGTCGCCGCCGAGCGTGGATCGGCGCTGCCGTGCGCGGTGAGCACCAGGACCGGCGCGCTCACCGCGACCTCACGATGCGTGCAGACCGCATTCCGTCTTCGCCTGGCCGGCCCACCGGCCACTGCGCGGGTCGGCACCCGCGATCGGCTTGCTGGTGCACGGTGCGCAACCGATCGACGGGTACCCCTCGTACACCAGCGGATTGACCAGGATGTCGTTGGCGTCGATATAGGCCTGCATGTCCTCGTCGCTCCACGCGGCGATGGGATTGATCTTCACCAGGCCGAACGCGGCGTCCCAGCTGATCAGCGGTGCGTTGGCCCGGGTCGGCGCCTCGACACGGCGGATGCCGGTCACCCAGGCCGAGTACCCGCGCAGCGCCTTGCCCAGCGGCTCGACCTTGCGCATCCGGCAGCAGGCCGCGGCATCGCGGGCGAACAGGTCCTTGCCGTGCAGCTCATCCTGGCGGGCGACGCTGTTCTCGGGGGAGACGTTCACCACATGCACGTCGTAGACGGCCTCGACGGCGTCGCGGGTGCCGATGGTCTCCGCGAAGTGATACCCGGTGTCCAGGAACAGCACGTCGACCCCGGGCCGCACCGTGGCGGCCATCTGTACCAGGACCGCGTCCTGCATGTTCGACGCCACGATGTAGTTATCGCCGAAGTTCTCGTCGGTCCAGCGCAGCAGGTCTTCGGCCGACGCATCGGCCAGCTCCGCCGCGCCACGTTCGGCCAGCGCCTTCAGGTCGAGCTCGGTCCTCGTGTCAGTCATCGTTACCTCAAATCCGCGTCATCGGCGCGTACCGCCCACTGAGCGAAACGCTCGCCGTCCTCGCGTTGTTTCACGAAATTCCGGACAACCCGCTCGATGTAGTCACCGAGCTCGGTGGCGAGCACCTTGTGCTGGCGCAGCTTGCGGCCGAAGCCGCTGTCCAGGCCCAGGCTGCCGCCCAGGTGCACCTGGAAACCCTCTTCGGGCCCGTTGCCCTCGTCGACCATCTGGCCCTTGAAGCCGATATCGGCGACCTGGATGCGCGCGCACGAGTTCGGGCAGCCGTTGATGTTGATGGTGACCGGCACGTCGAGCTGGGCGTTGAGGTCCTCCAGCCGCTTCTCCAGCTCGGGGACCAGCACCTGGGAACGGCTGCGGGTCTCGGCGAAGCTGAGCTTGCAGAACTCGATGCCGGTGCAGGCCATCAGGTTGCGCCGCCAGTGCGACGGGGTGGACGGCAGGCCCAGCGCATCCAGGCCGGCGCGCAGCGCGTCGAGTTTCTCGTCGGGGACATCGAGGATGATCAGCTTCTGGTACGGCGTGAACCGGATCCGGTCGCTGCCCACGGACTCGGCAAGGTCGGCCACCTTGGTCAAGATGGTGCCCGAGACGCGGCCCGCGATCGGCGAGACGCCGACGGCATTGAGACCGTTCTTGAGCTTCTGCACCCCGACATGGTCGATCGGTCGGGTCACCGGTGTGGGCGCCGGACCGTCGATGAGCGGCCGCTTCAGGTACTCGGTTTCCAGAACCTCGCGGAATTTTTGGACGCCCCAGTCCTTGATCAGGAACTTCAACCGCGCCTTGGACCGCAACCGGCGGTAACCGTAGTCGCGGAAGACGCTGACCACGCCCTCCCACACGTCGGGCACCTCGGCCAGCGGCACCCAGGCGCCGACCCGCTGGCCCAGCATCGGGTTGGTGGACAGGCCGCCACCGACCCACAGGTCGAAGCCGGGCCCGTGCTCGGGGTGATTGACGCCGATGAACGCGACGTCGTTGACCTCGTGCACGACATCCTGCAGACCGGAGATGGCGGTCTTGAACTTGCGCGGCAGGTTCGAATACTCCGGCTTGCCGACGTAGCGCTTGACGATTTCGTCGACCGCCGGGGTGCCGTCGATCACTTCGTCGAGCGACTCGCCGGCCAGCGGCGAGCCGAGCACCACCCGGGGGCAATCGCCGCACGCCTCGGTGGTCTGCAGGCCGACCTGGTCGAGCCGGCGCCAGATCTCGGGCATGTCCTTGACGTCGATCCAGTGGTACTGGATGTTCTGCCGGTCGGAGATATCGGCGGTGTCGCGCGCGAACTCGGTGGAGATCCCGCCGAGGGTGCGCAGCGCGGCGGCGGTCAGGGCGCCGCCGTCGCTGCGGACCCGCAGCATGAAGTACTCGTCTTCGAGCATGTCGGTGTTCTCGTCGCCGGTCCAGGTGCCGTCATAGCCGGGCTTGCGCTGGGTGTAGAGGCCCCACCAGCGGAAACGGCCGCGCAGGTCACCCTTGTCGATGGATTCGAAGCCACCGGCGGCGTAGATGTTCTCGATGCGCGTCCGCACGTTGAGCGGGTTGTCGTCCTTCTTGGACTGCTCGTTGGCGTTGAGCGGCTCGCGGTAGCCGAGCGCCCACTGGCCCTCGCCGCGGGGCCGCTTCACCGGCTTGGCCGGCTTGTCGGCGGGTTTTGACACGGTATCGGTCATGTTGTCGGGCTCCTTGTCGGAGGAGCGGCACGTGAATCGCGCGATTCGCCGGGGGCTGGCCGGCGGCGCAGATCCGGCGGCCAGCTCACTGTATTGGCGGGCAGATTCCGTAATCGACGCAGGTCAGGACAGACAACAACAGCTGCAGATGCGCTTTAGGTCGACATGCCGCCGGACCACGAGCGCAATGCTGGTGGAGCTATCGACGGCGGCGGTCACGTCCGCCATTCTGCCACGGCTGCGTCCACCTGCCCTAACCGGACCAGATTTGGGCTCAGGGTGAGCGCAACAGGGTCTGGGACAATGCGGTCATGCGCAGTGACGGCCCCTTCGGCATCTACATCCACGTGCCGTTCTGCGCGACCCGCTGCGGATACTGCGACTTCAACACCTACACACCGGCCGAACTTGGGGGCGCCACCCCCGACGGCTGGCTGGCGGCCGTGCGGGTCGAGTTGGAGCTCGCTGCCCGCCGCGTCGGTGCCCGGCCGGTGGACACGGTGTTCGTCGGCGGGGGGACACCCACGATGCTCGGGGCTGACGGATTGGTGGCGGTGCTGGCGGCGGTGCAGGAGCGGTTCGAGCTGGCACCCGATGCCGAGGTGACCACCGAGGCCAACCCGGAGTCCAGCTCCCCGGAGCTGTTCGCCCGGTTACGCGCGGCCGGTTTCACCCGCATCTCGCTGGGCATGCAGTCGGCCGCCACGCACGTATTGAAGGTGCTCGACCGGGTGCATTCGGCGGGGCGGGCCCCGGCCGCCGCAATGGAGGCCCGCGCCGCAGGGTTCGAGCACGTCAACCTGGACCTGATCTACGGCACACCCGGCGAGACCGACGATGACCTGTTGCGGTCGATCGAGACCGCGCTGGGGGCCGGTATCGACCACATTTCGGCCTACGCACTGATCGTCGAGGACGGGACCGCACTGGCCCGCCGGGTACGCCGGGGTGAACTTCCGGCACCCGACAACGACGTGCTGGCCGACCGCTACGAACTCCTGGACGCGCAGCTGTCGGCGGCCGGCCTGCACTGGTACGAGGTGTCCAACTGGAGCCGCCCCGGCGGCGAATGCCGGCACAACCTCGGCTACTGGGACGGCGGGCACTGGTGGGGTGCCGGTCCTGGTGCGCACAGCTTCCTCGGCGCGACACGCTGGTGGAACATCAAGCACCCCAACGCCTATGCCCAGGCGCTCGGCGAGGGCCGGCTGCCGGTGGCCGATTCCGAGGAGCTCGACGAGTCGGCCCGGCACATCGAGGACGTGATGCTGCGGATGCGGCTGCGCAGCGGCCTGCCGCGCGGCCTGCTCACTGCACCCGAACGGCGCCGTGCCGATACCGCGCTCACCGACGGACTGCTGGTCGCCGCCGCGGACCGGCTGGTGCTCACCGACCGGGGCCGGTTGCTGGCCGATGCGGTGGTGCGTGACCTGCTCGACGACTGAGCTCAGCCGCAGGACACGCCGACCTCCTCGGCCTGATCGGAACCCGAATGCTCTTGTGGTGTAAGCATTTCCACGATCTTGGCGGTGACCGCCGCCGCGGTCGGATGCTCCCACAACAGCGTCGGTGGCAGCGCGAGTCCGGTCTTGCGCTCCAGTTGCCGGCGCAGTGCGACGGTCATGATCGAGTCGACGCCGATCTCGGCCAGCGGTAGCCGCGGGTCGACATCGTCACCGGGCAAACCGAGTTCGGCGGCCACGGTGGTGAGCACCAGCTCGGCCACCCACGTCGCGGTGTCCACATCGTCGCGCCCGAGCGGCAACTGCAGACCAGCCAGCCCGTCGGCGTCCTCGTCCTCGCTCGGGGCGATGTCGGCGAGCATCGGTACCGAGGCGGCGTCGGCGGTCACCGGCAGCACGACGATATGGGCCTGATCGGCCCGCACCGCCAGGTCCAGTGCGCGCATCGCGTCGTCGGCGCCCACCGTGCCCATCCCCAGCGCGGACAGCTGCGCCGCGACAAAGCTTGACGCCGAACCCATTCCGAGTCCGCGCCAGGCGGTCCAGGCCACCGCCGTGGTGCGGTCACCGAGGCTGCGGCGGTGCTGTGCGAAGCTGTCGAGGAACGCGTTCGCGCAGGCGTAGGCGCCCTGGCCGGGGAAGCCCGCCAGGTATCCACAGGACGAGAACAGCACCAGCCAGTCCAGCTCGCCGGGCGGGAACACCTCATGCAGGGTGAGCGTGCCATCCACCTTGGGGCGCATGGCTTTTGCGAAATCCTCCGCGGTGCTGCCGGTCAGTAGCGCGCCGGCCTCCACGCCGGCGGCATGCACCACGCCGCGCACCGGCGGCAGGTCGGACAGGGTCGCGCGCAGCGCCTCGGCCGCACCGGGTGCGGCGATGTCGACGGCCGCCACCCGCACCGACACGCCGCGTTCCTCCAGCGACAGGATGGTGCGGATCGGCTCCTGGTCGGGGACCCAGGACGCCCGGTCGGCGAGACCGCTGCGGGACACCAGCACGATGCGCCGGGCCCCCAGATCGGCCAGTCGGGCGGCGACGCGCACACCCAGGGCGCCGGTGCCGCCGGTGATCAGATAGGTGCCTGCCGGCGAACAGGACAGGGTGGTTCGCCTGCTCGACTCGGCCGGGGCCAGGCGCGCGGTCAGGGCGATATCGTCGCGGACCACGACGACACCATGACCGCCCAGTGATCCGAGCACGCCGACCGGCAGGCTGTCATCGGCGGTGTCCAGGACGCCGCCCCACAGCCCGGGGTGCTCGGCCGCCGCGACGCGGGACAGGCCCCACAGCGGTGAGCCGCCGATGTCGCTGCCCTCGTACACGCCCCGGGTCAGTGCCCACAGTTGCGCCGGTGCAGCACGTTCCAGCAGTACGGTGAGGCTCTCGTGCACCCGCAGGACGGTGTCGAGGGGAGCGTCGCCGGGGTGCGGAAGCACCAGGACGACCGCGCCGGCGCTCAGTGAAGCCGGGATCTCCTCGGCCGATCGGCACAACCGGTGGTCCACGTCAGCGGCGGCGAGATCCCGCATGCACCAGGCCAGTGTCTCGGCATCGCCGCCGACCAGGATCACCTGCGCGGGTGTGGTGGCCTGCCACGGGGTCGGATGCCACTGCAGCTGTTGCATCATGCGGCTGACATCGTTGCCGCCGGGGTTCTCCAGCTGATCGAAGAACATGCCGTCGATCGCACCGACCACCGTGCCGTCGGCGTCGGCGATCGTGACATCGGCGACCGTGCTGCCGGTACCGCGGCGAATATGCAGGAATGCCACCGGGACCGGCGCGCCGCGCAGCGCCACCCGGTCGATGCGGGCGGGCATCCGCAACCGCAGCGGGCTGTCGAACACCGTCGAGGCCGCTGAGGTCGCGGCGTCCAGCAGACCGGCCCAGGTGTCCGGGGTGGTGCCGTCGGGTTCGACGCGCACCACGGCCAGCATCTCGCCGTCACCACGGCGCAGTTCGGTGATCTCCCAAGGGAATCCCATGGCCGTCACGCCCAGCTCGGCGAGCGTGTCCACGACGTGTCCGGCGGCCTGCACCGTGCTGCAACGGCGGCGCACCCCGGCGATGTCGATGGCCGGCAGCGGGGTCTGTGCGGCGGATGCGACGGCCGTGCAATGGGTGAGCCAGCCCCCGCCGTCGGCATCGGTGCCGGTCGCGGTGTCCTCGATCCGGGAGGCCAGCGCCAGCGCCCGGTCCTGCAGCACGACCTGCACCGACCGGGCCCGCCCCGGTGCCACCGGGGTGCGCAGCCGTACGTCAACGATTTCGCTGCCCGCAGCGGTGGCGATGTCGCTGCCCGCAGCGGTGGCGATCTCGCTGCCCGCAGCGGTGGCGATCTCGCCACCGGCGGCATTGAGGAACGTGTTGAGCAGCACTGCGGCCGGGATGATCTCGGTGCCTTGGACCGGGTGATCGCCCGGATAGGGCCGGGTGTCCATGTCGAGCTGGGTCTGCCACACCTTGGCAGGCACCGCGGCGGTCACCTCGAGGCGCCCCCCGAGCAGGGTGTTGGTCTGCGGGTCGTGCACCGCACCACCGCCCGGCGGTGCGGCGGGGGTGCGCCAGAACCGGCGATGCTGCCACTGGGTGCCGGGAAGATCGTGCGCCCAGCCGGTATGCGACGGGCCGAGCCGCACCGGTGCGCCGTGGCAGTGCAGTGCGGCCATCGTGGTGGTGACCGAGCGCACCTCCGGCATGTTGCGGCGGTGCAGCGGCAGCACCGCGTACTCGTCGAGACCGGCCGCGGTGAGGGTGTCGACGATGGAGTGGCTGACCACCGGGTGCGGGGCGATCTCCAGGAACAGCCGGTGCCCGTCCTCGGCGGCGGCGGTCACGGCTTCGGTGAACCGGACCCGACCGCGCAGGTTGGCCACCCAGTAGTCGCCGTCCCGTGGGGCCGCCGACCGCGGGTCGGCCATGGCCGTGCTGTAGAGCGGAATGCGCGCAGGCCGCGGGGACAACGCGCCGGTGAGCCGGGCCAGTTCGCCGGTCAGGGCGTCCATTGCCGGGCTGTGGAACGCGACATCGGTGTTCACCGCGCGGGTCACGATGCCCTGTGCCGACCATTCGGCGGCGATGGCCCGCACCGCGTCGGCGGTGCCGGAGATGACCGTCGATTCCGGCGCCGCGCTGATCGCGGCGACGACCTGGTGTTGGCCGGCCAGGCGTTGCTCGGCGTCGGCGAACGACAGCGCAACCAGCGCCATCGCTCCCGCGCCCTGCACGGAACGGAAACCGCGGGCCCGGTAGCAGGCGATCCGCGCGCCGTCGGCCAGATCGAAGACGCCGGCGATGACGCAGGCGGCGACCTCGCCGACGGAGTGCCCGATCACCGCGGCCGGCGCCGCACCACGGGAGCGCAGCACCGCCGCCAGCCCGACCTGCATCGCGAAGGTCAGGGCCTGCACCTGATCGGTGCCGCCGTGCTCGCCGCCGGCCAGCGCCGCGCGGGCGGAGAAGCCGAGTTCGTCACCGAATACCGGGTCGATGGCATCGATGACGGCGGCGAATTCGGGTTCCTCGCGCAGCAGCTCGGCGCCCATGCCCACCCAGTGCGAGCCGTGTCCGGAACACACCCAGACCGCCCCGGCACCGGCGCCGGGTACCACCGAGCCGGTGGCCACCGAGGAGTGCCGCTCACCGCCGGCCAACGCGTCCAGGCCGACGATGAGTTCCTTGTGATCCGCGGCGATGACGGCCGCGCGCACCGGCTCGTGGGACCGCCGCGACCACAGGGTGCCCGCGACATCGGCCAGTGACTCGTGCGCGGACCGCAGATGGTCGCCGAGCGCCTCGGCGTTGGCCGACAGCCGCGACGGTGATCGGCCGGAGATCGGAACAACGTGATACGCCGAGGCTTTCGCTGCCTCGGTGGGTGCCGGCAGCGGCGCCTCTTCGAGCAGGACATGCGCGATGGTGCCGCCGTAGCCGTAGCTGCACACCGCGGCGCGGCGGGGCGCCTCGCCGCGCGGCCAACTTTCGGTTTCGGTGTTGACCCGCAGCCCGTTGGTGGCCCAGTCCACCGCGGTGGTGGGAGTCTGCACGCCGGCGGTCGGCGGGATCGCCTCGTGGTGCAGCGCCAGCGCGGCCTTGATCAGGCCGACCACTCCGGCGCCGCCCTCCAGGTGCCCGGTGTTCGGTTTGACCGAGCCGACCACGCAGGGCCGGTCCGCGCGGCCGGCGCCGTACACCGCGGACAACGCGGTCAGTTCGACGGGGTCACCGGTCGGGGTGCCGGTCCCGTGCGCCTCCACGAAATCGATGCCGGCCGGGTCGATACCGGCGGTGCGGCAGGTCATCCGGAACATCTGCTCCTGTGCCGCACCGTTGGGCGACATGATGCCGACGGTCCTGCCGTCCTGGGCGACGGCCCCGCCGCGCACGACGGCCAGCACCCGGTCGTGGTCGCGCTGCGCGTCGGCCAGCCGTTTGAGCACCACCACCGCGGCACCTTCACCGCGGCCGTAGCCGTCGGCGGACTCGTCGAAGGATTTGCACCGCCCGTCCGGGGCGGTGGCCCCGGCGACGTCCAGCACCCGGGTCAGGCCGGGTCCGATCAAGGCGCTGACGCCGCCGGCCAGGGCCAGCGCGGTCTCGCCGGCGCGCAGCAGCTGGCAGGCCTGATGCACGGCGACCAGGGAGGCCGCGCAGGCGGCGTCCAGCGCGACGCTGGGGCCACGCAGATCGAGCAGGTGGGAGACCCGGTTGGCGATACCGCACAGCGCGGTGCCGATCCCGGTCCAGGCCTCGATTCCGGGGAGGTCCTCCATGACGAGTTTGCCGTAGTCGTCGGAGTTCACGCCCATCAGCACCGCGGTGTCGCTGCCGGCCAGTGAACGCGGCGGCACGCCGGCGTGTTCGAGGGCCTCCCAGCTGACTTCCAGGGCCAGCCGCTGCTGCGGGTCCATGAGTTCGGCCTCGCGCGGGGACACCCCGAAGAACTCGGCGTCGAAACCCGGCAGGTCGGAAAGGAAGCTGCCGCTGCGTGTGGTCGCCTTCAGGATCGCGGCATTGCGGGGGTCCCTGCGCAGATATGGTTCCCACCGATCGGCGGGAACTTCACCGACGGCGCTGTCGCCGTCGAGCAGGAATCGCCAGAAGTCCGCCGGGGAGTTGACATCACCGGCGAGCCGGCATCCGATACCGACGATGGCGATCGGTTCCAGGGTGGGTTCCTGGTTATGCGTCACGGCTGCGAATCCTCTTCACATGATCGGTGTTTACACAGATCGTGGCACGCGACGACGCTCGGTGGCGGGCTACCTGTTGTGCCTTCGGGCACACTGGTCGCTGAGATCGCAAGCGGATCAACGGATCAACGTTCACGACGACCCCAGCAGGGCGATGATCTGCTTTTTGTCGACCTTGCCGACCGCGGTCTTGGGAAGCGACGGTAGCCCGGCCAGCATGTCCGGCTTGGCGTGCGAGGACACGCCGCGGCTGTCCAGGAAGCCGTGCAGCTCTGCCAGCGTCAGCTCCTTGCCGGAGAAAACGACTGCGGCACATATTTTTTCGCCGAGATACTCATCGGGAAGAGCCACCGCGGCCGCGGCGTAGATACCCGGATGAGCGAACAGGTGCTCTTCCAGGTCCGAAGCCGACACCGTCTCACCGCCCCGGTGGATGACGTCCTTGATGCGTCCGGTCACCTCGACGTGGCCGGCCAGTGGGCCGTCGGCGAAGATCCGCACCCGGTCCCCGGAGCGGTAGTGGCCCTGGGCGCTGAACGAGCGCGCGTTGGCTTCCTCGGCGCGGTAGTACCCGTTGATGGTGTTGGGTCCCCGCACCAGCAGTTCGCCCTCTTCACCCGGGGCCACGGCATCGCCGTGCTCGTCGACCACGAGCATCTCGTCGTGCGGGGACATCGGACGGCCCTGGGTGTGCAACAGCACCTCAACCGGGTCACCCGGACGGGTGAAGTTCAGCATTCCCTCGGCCATCCCGAAGATCTGGGACAGCCCCGGGGTGAGGTTGTCCAGGATGAACCTGGCCTCCTCGGCGGTCATCCGCGACCCACCCACCTGGACCACCCGCAGCGAGGTGGGCAGCACCGGCTCCCAGTCGCAGGCCTGCGCCCAGACCTTGGCCAGCGCGTTGACCAGGCCCGTCACCGTCACGTGGTGCTTG is part of the Mycobacterium adipatum genome and harbors:
- a CDS encoding sulfate/molybdate ABC transporter ATP-binding protein, with product MTETAIAVKGANKHYGEFAALDNIDFVVPKGSLTALLGPSGSGKSTLLRAIAGLDQPDTGSITINGRDVTGVPPQQRGIGFVFQHYAAFKHLTVRDNVAFGLSIRKKPKSEIKEKVDNLLEVVGLAGFQTRYPAQLSGGQRQRMALARALAVDPEVLLLDEPFGALDAKVREDLRAWLRRLHDEVHVTTVLVTHDQSEALDVADRIAVLNKGRIEQVGSPTEVYDEPANPFVMSFLGTVSLLNGNLVRPHDIRVGRNPDMAIAAGDGTAESTGVTRATIDRVVTLGFEVRVELISSVNGTPFTAQITRGDAEALGLRAGDTVYVRATRVPAIAGERPNAEPRAEALT
- a CDS encoding amidase, which gives rise to MRFDEYRSHDATGLAKLVADKQVRASELLTLATERAAAVNPKINAIVRDVPAAPTDDLTGPFAGVPFLIKDLAQDYAGLPSSGGSRALKDVATTEHATVVQRWIDAGLVIFGKTNLPEFGAKAISEPALWGPARNPWNLAHTPGGSSGGSAAAVAAGIVPCAGANDGGGSTRIPAACCGLVGLKPGRGVTPMGPGQSEFMHGAAVQGVVSRTVRDTAAMLDVIAGGEPFGPYVPAPAPATYASVVGQHPGTLRIGVRVPSAITPTPHREAYAAVENAVRVLTDLGHHVEELPTAPFDDAELAREFLLTWFVYIAYEVDEAKRRSGAGDDAFERDTLIMAALGRATSSVAYVDAVQRRHEHTRRLSTYFQTYDLLLTPTLATPPPRIGEFELPAALARGADVLLKTRTAKLLRHTKIVDDMVDKNLGWVPYTQLANLTGRPAISLPMHWTDDGLPLGVQFVAPLAGEALLIRLAAQLEEASPWADRLAPL
- a CDS encoding sirohydrochlorin chelatase; translated protein: MSAPVLVLTAHGSADPRSAATTHAVAETIRRLRPGLDVLPAFCEQSTPNLVDVLREIGDRAVVTPLLLADAYHARSDIPAMIDASGVRALQAEVLGEDDQLIAVLRRRIAEAGVAAQDSDVGVIVTAVGSSRAQANARTSTVASAVAVDTRWIGVTSAFATGPKPSLPSAVHRLRRLGADRVVIAPWFLAHGKITDRVADFAVSQGIPMAAPLGAHRLVAETVLDRFDAALALSAAA
- a CDS encoding phosphoadenylyl-sulfate reductase produces the protein MTDTRTELDLKALAERGAAELADASAEDLLRWTDENFGDNYIVASNMQDAVLVQMAATVRPGVDVLFLDTGYHFAETIGTRDAVEAVYDVHVVNVSPENSVARQDELHGKDLFARDAAACCRMRKVEPLGKALRGYSAWVTGIRRVEAPTRANAPLISWDAAFGLVKINPIAAWSDEDMQAYIDANDILVNPLVYEGYPSIGCAPCTSKPIAGADPRSGRWAGQAKTECGLHAS
- a CDS encoding nitrite/sulfite reductase, with amino-acid sequence MTDTVSKPADKPAKPVKRPRGEGQWALGYREPLNANEQSKKDDNPLNVRTRIENIYAAGGFESIDKGDLRGRFRWWGLYTQRKPGYDGTWTGDENTDMLEDEYFMLRVRSDGGALTAAALRTLGGISTEFARDTADISDRQNIQYHWIDVKDMPEIWRRLDQVGLQTTEACGDCPRVVLGSPLAGESLDEVIDGTPAVDEIVKRYVGKPEYSNLPRKFKTAISGLQDVVHEVNDVAFIGVNHPEHGPGFDLWVGGGLSTNPMLGQRVGAWVPLAEVPDVWEGVVSVFRDYGYRRLRSKARLKFLIKDWGVQKFREVLETEYLKRPLIDGPAPTPVTRPIDHVGVQKLKNGLNAVGVSPIAGRVSGTILTKVADLAESVGSDRIRFTPYQKLIILDVPDEKLDALRAGLDALGLPSTPSHWRRNLMACTGIEFCKLSFAETRSRSQVLVPELEKRLEDLNAQLDVPVTININGCPNSCARIQVADIGFKGQMVDEGNGPEEGFQVHLGGSLGLDSGFGRKLRQHKVLATELGDYIERVVRNFVKQREDGERFAQWAVRADDADLR
- the hemW gene encoding radical SAM family heme chaperone HemW; amino-acid sequence: MRSDGPFGIYIHVPFCATRCGYCDFNTYTPAELGGATPDGWLAAVRVELELAARRVGARPVDTVFVGGGTPTMLGADGLVAVLAAVQERFELAPDAEVTTEANPESSSPELFARLRAAGFTRISLGMQSAATHVLKVLDRVHSAGRAPAAAMEARAAGFEHVNLDLIYGTPGETDDDLLRSIETALGAGIDHISAYALIVEDGTALARRVRRGELPAPDNDVLADRYELLDAQLSAAGLHWYEVSNWSRPGGECRHNLGYWDGGHWWGAGPGAHSFLGATRWWNIKHPNAYAQALGEGRLPVADSEELDESARHIEDVMLRMRLRSGLPRGLLTAPERRRADTALTDGLLVAAADRLVLTDRGRLLADAVVRDLLDD